A genomic segment from Tolypothrix sp. NIES-4075 encodes:
- a CDS encoding DUF433 domain-containing protein — MDDKLLQRITHDPDICHGKPCIRKLRYPVEFILELLSSGMTTEEILQDYDDLEREDILAALLFAARLSQVKSIHKIAS; from the coding sequence ATGGATGACAAACTTCTACAACGCATCACTCACGATCCTGATATCTGCCACGGGAAACCATGTATTAGGAAACTTCGTTATCCGGTCGAGTTTATTCTCGAATTACTCAGTTCTGGCATGACAACTGAGGAAATTTTACAAGATTATGACGACTTAGAACGTGAAGATATTTTAGCAGCTTTGCTGTTTGCTGCTCGACTCAGCCAAGTTAAAAGCATTCATAAAATAGCCTCATGA
- a CDS encoding fatty acid desaturase family protein: protein MNSVVQSKPIDFVERNNLKSFLALLRDWMAILLIAVFSIWANNIFIYLVAVWAIGIFQYAIGEVILHEAVHYNLFIEKFWNDKLEFIYGFPFLMTLSSYRKYHFPHHSYLFSDKDYIPEYYESLDLYKQDKIIFFILFVKPVFSFGLYYFFLDSDTIKELNWSSLRSSFKLYLFWLIVIFSFALSGHLDILLLYWIVPLLWCFSCYSTWSEVQEHFNTFSGSRSNVNFIINFLIHNGGYHYVHHLCPTIPWYKLPEAHKALCSDNSDISYGILDTYKQLTRNNPHSGELIIASGNTHK, encoded by the coding sequence ATGAATAGTGTAGTTCAGAGTAAACCAATTGACTTTGTTGAACGTAATAATCTCAAGTCGTTCTTGGCGTTGCTAAGAGACTGGATGGCAATTTTATTAATTGCTGTGTTTAGTATTTGGGCAAACAATATCTTTATTTATCTGGTTGCAGTATGGGCAATAGGCATTTTTCAATATGCCATTGGAGAGGTAATTTTACACGAAGCAGTGCATTATAATTTATTTATAGAAAAATTTTGGAATGACAAACTAGAGTTTATATATGGCTTTCCATTCTTAATGACTTTATCTTCTTATCGAAAGTATCACTTTCCTCATCATAGCTATTTGTTTAGTGATAAAGATTATATACCTGAGTATTATGAATCTTTAGATTTATACAAACAAGATAAAATTATATTTTTTATTTTGTTTGTTAAACCTGTGTTTAGCTTTGGTTTATATTACTTTTTCCTAGATTCCGACACAATAAAAGAGTTAAACTGGAGTTCGTTACGAAGTAGCTTTAAACTTTATCTATTCTGGCTGATTGTGATTTTCAGCTTTGCTTTATCAGGACATTTGGATATTTTATTACTTTACTGGATTGTGCCTTTATTATGGTGTTTTTCTTGTTATTCAACTTGGTCTGAGGTACAGGAACATTTTAATACTTTCTCAGGTTCGAGATCGAATGTAAATTTTATCATTAATTTTTTAATTCATAATGGAGGTTATCACTATGTTCACCACTTATGCCCTACTATTCCCTGGTACAAGCTACCAGAAGCACATAAAGCTTTATGTTCGGACAATTCAGATATCTCATACGGTATCTTAGATACATATAAGCAATTAACACGCAACAACCCACATTCTGGTGAGTTAATAATTGCGTCTGGCAATACACATAAATGA
- the leuD gene encoding 3-isopropylmalate dehydratase small subunit → MVSEVKAVSGRAIPLVGDDIDTDRIIPARYLRCVTFDGLGEHAFADDRTGLKGEHPFDQKQYQGASILLVNRNFGCGSSREHAPQAIAKWGIQALIGESFAEIFFGNCVAMGIPCLTADAATVKHLQEIVTNNPQASMTVNLETMQVQSGDFTGTVSMGEGAKNMFVAGTWDACGQLVASSEQVRATAAKLPYINWSQVA, encoded by the coding sequence ATGGTGAGTGAAGTTAAAGCAGTTTCCGGACGCGCTATTCCTTTGGTAGGTGATGATATTGATACCGATCGCATTATTCCGGCTCGGTATTTGCGTTGTGTAACTTTTGATGGTTTGGGCGAACATGCGTTTGCAGATGACCGAACAGGGTTGAAAGGTGAACATCCTTTCGATCAAAAGCAATATCAAGGTGCTTCGATATTGCTAGTTAACCGCAACTTTGGCTGTGGTTCTTCGCGGGAACATGCACCGCAAGCGATCGCTAAATGGGGCATTCAAGCGCTCATCGGTGAAAGCTTTGCCGAAATCTTTTTCGGTAACTGTGTAGCGATGGGCATTCCCTGCCTGACTGCTGATGCAGCCACTGTCAAGCATTTGCAAGAAATTGTTACAAATAATCCCCAAGCATCGATGACGGTTAATCTGGAAACAATGCAAGTGCAATCTGGCGATTTTACTGGCACAGTTTCAATGGGTGAAGGTGCGAAAAACATGTTTGTTGCCGGCACTTGGGATGCTTGCGGTCAGTTGGTCGCTTCTTCTGAACAAGTTCGGGCTACTGCGGCAAAGTTGCCTTACATAAATTGGAGTCAGGTAGCCTAA
- a CDS encoding HpcH/HpaI aldolase family protein, translating into MRENQLKRKLKRGEVVLGTFMNCAYPAFIEICGHAGFDFAVIDMEHGPLHTLTAEDLCRAADCVGIAPVIRVRKNDAPQIQRALDIGSAGVQVPQIETKSDAEACVKGAKYSPLGSRGLSFATRSGMYTAAGTQITDKLNEESLVVVHVEGKRGVENIAEIVSVPHIDVIFLGPYDLSQSLGIPGQVRDPRVIELMQQCVTTIRDSGKAVGTFADNPEIAKQWIDAGIQYIGLGVDVSIFLKACENLVNAVRRN; encoded by the coding sequence ATGCGTGAAAATCAACTTAAACGAAAACTCAAGCGGGGTGAGGTTGTCCTCGGTACATTTATGAACTGCGCTTATCCGGCGTTTATCGAAATCTGCGGACACGCAGGATTTGATTTTGCGGTGATTGATATGGAGCATGGACCCTTGCATACACTGACTGCGGAAGACCTCTGCCGTGCGGCAGATTGCGTCGGAATTGCCCCAGTTATCCGCGTTAGAAAGAATGATGCACCGCAAATTCAAAGAGCGCTTGACATTGGTAGTGCTGGGGTGCAAGTGCCGCAAATTGAAACGAAATCTGATGCTGAAGCTTGCGTTAAAGGAGCCAAGTACAGTCCTCTCGGTTCGCGGGGACTGTCATTTGCTACGCGATCGGGTATGTACACAGCAGCGGGAACGCAAATTACAGACAAGTTAAACGAAGAGTCTTTGGTTGTGGTTCATGTCGAAGGTAAGCGCGGTGTGGAGAACATTGCAGAGATTGTTAGTGTACCCCACATTGACGTTATCTTTCTCGGTCCCTATGACTTATCGCAGTCGCTGGGTATCCCCGGTCAGGTAAGAGATCCGCGTGTTATTGAGTTGATGCAGCAATGCGTCACTACTATCCGCGACTCCGGCAAAGCAGTCGGCACTTTTGCCGACAATCCCGAAATTGCCAAGCAGTGGATTGACGCAGGAATTCAGTATATCGGGCTGGGGGTCGATGTAAGCATCTTCTTAAAAGCCTGTGAGAATTTAGTCAACGCAGTGAGGAGGAATTAA
- the sfsA gene encoding DNA/RNA nuclease SfsA, with product MNDWLYRYPPLYPGILLKRYKRFFADVQLASGEIVTAHCPNTGPMTGVSTPGSAVQLSLSDNLKRKLPYTLELIQVHDNEPTWVGVNTALPNRVVKLALAAYLFPELSGYSEIRSEVVYGQDKKSRVDFFLTGSDDDRPIFLEVKNTTFAEGRLALFPDTETTRGQKHLRELMALLPQSRAVMLYFINRGDCTHFAPGDITDPIYGQLLRSAIALGLEVLPCRFQVTPEGIQYLGLAECKF from the coding sequence ATGAATGATTGGCTTTACCGCTACCCACCTTTATATCCTGGTATCTTGCTGAAGCGTTACAAGCGCTTTTTTGCAGATGTTCAACTTGCTTCTGGGGAAATAGTAACAGCGCATTGTCCGAATACAGGACCGATGACTGGGGTTTCAACTCCTGGGAGTGCGGTGCAGTTATCTTTAAGCGATAATCTCAAGCGCAAATTGCCTTATACTTTGGAACTGATTCAGGTACATGATAATGAGCCAACTTGGGTAGGTGTTAATACTGCTTTGCCAAATCGGGTAGTGAAGCTAGCTTTGGCAGCATACCTTTTTCCTGAATTAAGTGGATATAGCGAAATTCGCAGTGAGGTGGTTTATGGACAAGATAAAAAAAGTCGAGTTGATTTTTTCTTGACAGGAAGTGATGACGATCGCCCGATTTTTTTAGAAGTAAAAAATACAACTTTCGCGGAAGGAAGATTGGCGTTATTTCCCGATACGGAGACGACAAGAGGACAAAAGCACCTGCGAGAACTGATGGCGTTGTTGCCCCAAAGTCGTGCGGTGATGCTTTACTTTATTAATCGGGGCGATTGTACGCATTTTGCCCCAGGTGATATTACTGACCCTATATATGGTCAGTTGTTGCGGAGTGCGATCGCTCTCGGTTTGGAAGTTTTACCTTGTCGTTTTCAAGTTACTCCAGAAGGCATTCAATATTTGGGTTTGGCAGAATGCAAATTTTAA
- a CDS encoding DUF5615 family PIN-like protein, with protein sequence MKFLVDAQLPVRLARFLQASGYDTIHTRDLPNQNATSDNEINALSIRQNRILITKDSDFVNSLLTIGQPYKLLLIATGNINNSELEALFSENLQSLVELFNQHFYIEMSRNAIIVHQ encoded by the coding sequence ATGAAATTTCTGGTTGATGCTCAATTGCCGGTTCGGCTTGCTCGTTTTTTACAAGCTTCTGGCTATGATACAATTCACACCAGAGATTTACCTAATCAAAATGCTACATCAGACAATGAGATTAATGCTTTATCAATCCGACAAAATCGAATTTTGATAACTAAAGATTCAGATTTTGTCAACTCTTTGTTAACAATTGGGCAACCCTATAAACTACTCTTAATCGCAACAGGTAATATCAATAATTCAGAACTCGAAGCTCTGTTTTCAGAAAACTTACAATCTCTGGTTGAGTTGTTTAATCAACACTTTTATATTGAAATGAGTCGTAATGCCATCATTGTGCATCAATAG
- a CDS encoding gluconokinase, with product MIILVMGVSGSGKTTIGQLLAESLHWEFRDADSFHSPENIEKMRHGIPLNDLDRMPWLLAMQQAIQDWLQENKNVVLACSALKDSYRQYLLIGDEAVKLVYLKGSFELIKKRLQERHHHFMSEKLLKSQFDTLEEPSDAISVDVSQSPEEIVQNIITTLGI from the coding sequence ATGATAATTCTCGTAATGGGTGTCTCTGGTTCCGGTAAAACTACCATTGGGCAACTGCTCGCAGAATCTTTGCATTGGGAATTTAGAGATGCCGATTCTTTTCACTCCCCAGAAAATATTGAGAAAATGCGTCACGGTATCCCGCTGAACGATTTAGATAGAATGCCGTGGTTGCTAGCAATGCAACAAGCAATACAAGATTGGCTGCAAGAAAATAAAAATGTAGTTTTGGCTTGTTCGGCACTAAAAGATAGTTATCGTCAGTATCTTTTAATTGGTGATGAAGCTGTTAAGTTGGTTTATCTTAAAGGTTCGTTTGAGTTGATTAAAAAACGCTTGCAAGAGCGTCACCATCATTTTATGAGTGAAAAACTTCTCAAAAGCCAGTTTGATACCCTTGAAGAGCCATCTGACGCGATTTCGGTTGATGTTTCCCAGTCGCCAGAGGAAATTGTGCAAAATATTATAACGACTTTGGGGATTTAG
- a CDS encoding methyltransferase domain-containing protein, with product MRVILKRDRLLLFRLVQNGGNKATISNTQKPCISSFLNFADIVVANATVNHCDDMGRILREAARLVRPGGLLFTDQDPQRSAWNFKGFGLFLRDIRYSFMCIARRNY from the coding sequence ATGAGGGTTATCCTTAAGCGCGATCGCCTTCTTCTCTTCAGACTAGTACAGAACGGCGGAAATAAAGCTACCATCTCAAACACCCAAAAACCCTGTATTTCTAGCTTTTTGAATTTTGCGGATATAGTTGTCGCTAATGCTACAGTTAACCACTGTGATGATATGGGCAGGATTTTAAGAGAAGCTGCGCGTCTGGTGCGTCCTGGTGGATTATTATTTACTGACCAAGACCCCCAGCGTAGCGCTTGGAATTTCAAAGGTTTTGGTCTGTTTTTACGTGATATCCGGTATTCATTTATGTGTATTGCCAGACGCAATTATTAA
- the leuC gene encoding 3-isopropylmalate dehydratase large subunit produces the protein MSNGTLFDKVWDSHTVGTLPSGQTQLFIGLHLIHEVTSPQAFAMLRERNLKVLFPERTVATVDHIVPTENQARPFVDTLAEEMMQALEQNCKENNITFYNIGCGSQGIVHVIAPEQGLTQPGMTIACGDSHTSTHGAFGAIAFGIGTSQVRDVLASQTLALSKLKVRKIEVNGTLKPGVYAKDVILHVIRTLGVKGGVGYAYEFAGSTFEQMSMEERMTVCNMSIEGGARCGYINPDQVTYEYLKDRDFAPKGADWDKAVAWWESIKSDADAEYDDVVTFDAAEIPPTVTWGITPGQGIGVNQAVPTPDELAADDRTLAEEAYRYMDLAPGQPIQGTKVDVCFIGSCTNGRISDLREAAKIAQGHHVAEGIKAFVVPGSERVKKQAEAEGLDKIFTEAGFEWREAGCSMCLAMNPDKLQGRQISASSSNRNFKGRQGSSSGRTLLMSPAMVAAAALKGEVFDVRELL, from the coding sequence ATGAGCAATGGCACGCTGTTTGATAAAGTTTGGGATTCACACACAGTTGGTACGCTGCCATCAGGACAGACGCAACTGTTTATAGGACTGCATCTGATTCATGAAGTCACCAGTCCCCAAGCCTTTGCAATGTTACGAGAGCGCAATTTAAAGGTATTATTTCCAGAGCGGACTGTCGCCACGGTGGATCATATTGTGCCGACAGAAAATCAGGCACGTCCATTTGTGGATACCCTGGCAGAAGAAATGATGCAAGCGCTGGAGCAAAACTGTAAAGAAAATAACATTACATTTTATAACATTGGTTGCGGAAGTCAAGGAATTGTGCATGTAATAGCCCCAGAACAGGGACTGACACAGCCAGGAATGACGATCGCCTGTGGTGATAGCCATACATCAACTCATGGTGCATTTGGTGCGATCGCTTTTGGTATCGGTACCAGTCAAGTGCGGGATGTCCTCGCTTCTCAAACCCTCGCTCTTTCTAAACTGAAAGTGCGTAAAATTGAAGTTAACGGCACACTCAAACCCGGTGTCTACGCCAAAGATGTTATTTTGCATGTCATCCGCACCCTCGGCGTCAAAGGTGGTGTCGGATACGCTTACGAATTTGCAGGCAGCACCTTTGAGCAAATGAGCATGGAAGAACGAATGACTGTCTGCAACATGTCCATCGAAGGGGGTGCGCGTTGCGGCTACATCAATCCCGACCAAGTTACATATGAATACCTCAAAGATAGAGACTTTGCCCCGAAAGGCGCAGATTGGGATAAAGCTGTTGCTTGGTGGGAATCGATCAAGAGTGATGCTGATGCCGAATATGATGATGTCGTAACTTTCGACGCCGCCGAAATTCCGCCTACCGTAACTTGGGGCATCACCCCCGGTCAAGGTATTGGAGTTAACCAAGCCGTACCCACTCCCGACGAATTAGCCGCAGACGATCGCACTCTTGCCGAAGAAGCTTACCGTTACATGGATTTGGCTCCCGGTCAACCTATCCAAGGTACGAAAGTTGATGTTTGCTTCATTGGTAGCTGCACCAACGGACGAATCAGCGATTTACGCGAAGCTGCGAAAATTGCCCAAGGTCATCACGTCGCCGAGGGAATTAAAGCTTTTGTCGTCCCAGGTTCGGAACGAGTGAAAAAGCAAGCGGAAGCAGAAGGACTAGATAAAATCTTCACCGAAGCAGGCTTTGAATGGCGTGAAGCCGGATGCTCAATGTGTCTTGCGATGAACCCCGACAAACTTCAAGGACGGCAAATCAGCGCTTCTTCCTCTAACCGCAACTTCAAAGGACGCCAAGGTTCGTCCTCCGGTCGCACTTTATTGATGAGTCCGGCGATGGTTGCAGCAGCAGCGTTGAAAGGCGAAGTATTCGACGTGCGCGAGTTGTTGTAA
- a CDS encoding glutathione S-transferase family protein — protein MKYQLFDFPLSANCYKVRLLLTQLEIPFERINVNLLQGETRVPEFLQKNPTGKVPVLEIEPGVFLSESGAILTYLAEGTEYFPSDRLTRTRVLQWLFFEQYSLSANLSRPRFYISVAKQPEKVAHLIDYWQNLGYQALDTMEQHLANHSFFVNDCYSIADIALYAYTHIANEGGYDMSKYSAIQSWCERVKAQPNYLAIAD, from the coding sequence ATGAAATATCAACTTTTCGACTTTCCATTATCTGCTAATTGCTACAAAGTACGTTTATTGTTGACGCAGTTAGAAATTCCTTTTGAGCGGATTAACGTTAATCTTTTGCAGGGAGAAACGCGAGTACCAGAATTTTTGCAGAAAAACCCCACCGGCAAAGTTCCTGTGTTAGAAATCGAACCTGGAGTATTTTTATCAGAATCAGGTGCGATTTTAACTTATCTTGCTGAGGGGACAGAGTATTTTCCAAGCGATCGCCTAACGCGAACACGAGTGTTACAATGGCTATTCTTCGAGCAGTATAGCCTGTCAGCAAACCTTTCCCGCCCCAGATTTTATATTTCCGTTGCTAAACAACCAGAAAAAGTTGCTCATTTAATAGACTACTGGCAAAATCTAGGTTATCAAGCTTTAGATACGATGGAACAGCATTTAGCAAATCACTCGTTTTTTGTAAATGATTGTTATAGCATTGCGGATATTGCTTTGTATGCCTATACTCATATAGCTAATGAAGGGGGTTACGATATGAGCAAATATTCGGCGATTCAAAGTTGGTGTGAACGAGTCAAAGCACAACCAAATTATTTAGCGATCGCAGACTAA